From a region of the Lepus europaeus isolate LE1 chromosome 17, mLepTim1.pri, whole genome shotgun sequence genome:
- the CSTF2T gene encoding cleavage stimulation factor subunit 2 tau variant codes for MSSLAVRDPAMDRSLRSVFVGNIPYEATEEQLKDIFSEVGSVVSFRLVYDRETGKPKGYGFCEYQDQETALSAMRNLNGREFSGRALRVDNAASEKNKEELKSLGPAAPIIDSPYGDPIDPEDAPESITRAVASLPPEQMFELMKQMKLCVQNSHQEARNMLLQNPQLAYALLQAQVVMRIMDPEIALKILHRKIHVTPLIPGKSQPVAGPVPGPVPGPGPAPGLCPAPNVLLNQQNPPAPQPQHLARRPVKDIPPLMQTPIQGGIPAPGPIPAAVPGPGPGALAPGGAMQPQVGMPGVGPVPLERGQVQMSDPRAPMPRGPMTAGGLPPRGLLGDAPNDPRGGTLLSVTGEVEPRGYLGPPHQGPPMHHPSGHDGRGPSSHEMRGGPLGDPRMLIGEPRGPMLDQRGLPMDGRVSRDSRVMETRAMETDVLESRVMERRGMETCAMEARGMDTRGLEMRGPVPSSRGHMTGGMPGPGPINIGAAGPQGPRPVPSISNVGNPGGGMQGAGVQGAGMQGAGMQGGGMQGAGMQGVGIQGAGMQGTGKQGGSQPSSFSPGQSQVTPQDQEKAALIMQVLQLTADQIAMLPPEQRQSILILKEQIQKSTGAS; via the coding sequence ATGTCGAGTTTAGCGGTGAGAGACCCGGCCATGGATCGATCACTGCGTTCCGTGTTCGTGGGGAACATTCCGTATGAGGCGACTGAGGAGCAGTTAAAGGACATTTTCTCGGAGGTCGGTTCGGTGGTCAGTTTCCGGCTGGTGTACGACAGAGAGACGGGAAAACCTAAGGGTTATGGCTTCTGTGAGTACCAAGACCAGGAGACCGCGCTTAGTGCCATGCGGAACCTCAATGGGCGGGAGTTCAGTGGGCGAGCGCTTCGGGTGGACAATGCTGCCAGTGAGAAGAATAAGGAGGAGTTAAAGAGCCTGGGGCCTGCAGCACCCATCATTGACTCACCCTATGGGGACCCCATCGATCCAGAAGATGCCCCTGAATCGATTACCAGAGCGGTCGCCAGTCTCCCCCCGGAGCAGATGTTTGAGCTGATGAAGCAGATGAAGCTCTGTGTGCAAAACAGTCACCAGGAAGCGCGCAACATGCTACTTCAAAACCCGCAGCTGGCTTACGCGCTGCTGCAGGCGCAAGTGGTGATGAGAATCATGGATCCAGAGATTGCTCTGAAAATTCTGCATCGGAAAATACACGTCACACCGCTGATCCCAGGCAAATCTCAGCCTGTCGCTGGCCCTGTGCCGGGCCCCGTGCCGGGCCCGGGCCCTGCCCCTGGGCTCTGCCCAGCACCGAATGTTCTGCTGAATCAGCAGAATCCTCCAGCCCCTCAGCCTCAGCATTTGGCTAGAAGACCAGTCAAAGACATTCCTCCTCTGATGCAGACTCCCATCCAAGGTGGAATTCCAGCTCCCGGACCCATACCAGCGGCAgtccccggccctggccctggcgcCTTAGCTCCCGGAGGAGCAATGCAACCCCAAGTCGGAATGCCAGGGGTTGGCCCAGTGCCTTTAGAGCGGGGACAAGTGCAGATGTCAGATCCCAGAGCTCCTATGCCGCGTGGACCCATGACTGCCGGCGGCCTGCCTCCCCGCGGACTGCTGGGAGATGCTCCAAATGACCCACGTGGAGGGACTTTGCTTTCAGTCACTGGAGAAGTGGAGCCTCGAGGTTACCTGGGCCCACCCCATCAGGGTCCCCCCATGCACCATCCCTCTGGTCATGACGGCCGCGGCCCTTCCTCGCATGAGATGAGGGGAGGGCCGTTAGGAGACCCTAGAATGCTAATTGGAGAACCCAGAGGACCCATGTTGGATCAAAGGGGTTTACCTATGGACGGTAGAGTTAGTAGAGATTCTCGAGTGATGGAGACTCGAGCCATGGAAACTGATGTCTTAGAGTCACGAGTGATGGAGAGAAGAGGCATGGAGACTTGTGCAATGGAAGCCAGAGGCATGGATACAAGAGGACTGGAGATGAGGGGTCCCGTCCCCAGTTCGCGAGGCCATATGACCGGTGGaatgccaggccctgggcccatTAACATAGGGGCAGCTGGCCCTCAGGGACCCAGACCGGTCCCAAGCATTTCCAATGTGGGGAATCCTGGAGGTGGCATGCAGGGGGCGGGTGTACAAGGAGCAGGCATGCAGGGGGCGGGCATGCAAGGAGGAGGAATGCAGGGGGCCGGCATGCAAGGAGTGGGCATCCAAGGAGCAGGTATGCAGGGGACAGGTAAGCAAGGTGGAAGCCAGCCTAGCAGTTTTAGTCCTGGGCAGAGCCAGGTAACTCCACAGGACCAAGAAAAGGCAGCTTTGATTATGCAGGTTCTTCAGCTAACTGCAGATCAGATTGCCATGCTACCTCCTGAGCAAAGGCAGAGTATTCTGATTTTAAAGGAGCAAATCCAGAAATCCACTGGAGCTTCCTGA